A stretch of the Lolium perenne isolate Kyuss_39 chromosome 3, Kyuss_2.0, whole genome shotgun sequence genome encodes the following:
- the LOC127338003 gene encoding very-long-chain (3R)-3-hydroxyacyl-CoA dehydratase PASTICCINO 2A, whose product MTKTGSSAATGRWLYLSFYNWAVVVGWVQVLYCASSALLDSGHEVVYATVEWPLLLAQTASVMEILHWILGIIRYPVLETLPQITARLYLTWGILWSFPETRSHILVTFLIISWSINQIIGYSFFGTSEIFGLAPSWLLWLRYNTILILYPIGMISEVGLIFVATPFMEESEKYCLRMPNKWNFSFDYYYASTLLTVLYVMGFPYLFMHMVASRKGV is encoded by the exons CGGCCACGGGGCGGTGGCTCTACCTCTCCTTCTACAACTGGGCCGTCGTCGTCGGATG GGTGCAGGTGTTGTACTGTGCGTCATCGGCGCTGCTAGATAGCGGCCATGAGGTGGTCTACGCCACGGTCGAGTGGCCGCTGCTGCTTGCGCAGACGGCCAGCGTCATGGAG ATTCTTCATTGGATTCTAG GGATCATAAGGTACCCGGTCTTGGAGACTCTTCCACAAATCACTGCAAGGTTGTATCTCACATGGGGCATCTTGTGGAGCTTTCCTGAG ACACGTTCTCATATTCTTGTtactttcttgatcattagctggtCCATTAATCAG ATCATCGGCTATTCGTTCTTTGGCACGAGCGAGATATTTGGGCTTGCACCTTCTTGGCTGTTATGGCTTAG GTACAATACCATTTTGATACTCTATCCTATTGGCATGATTAGCGAGGTTGGCCTAATCTTTGTTGCCACGCCTTTCATGGAG GAATCTGAGAAGTACTGCCTTAGGATGCCCAATAAATGGAATTTCTCCTTCGACTATTACTATGCGTCAACTCTTCTCACGGTTCTATATGTTATGG GATTTCCGTACTTATTCATGCATATGGTCGCTAGCAGGAAGGGAGTCTAA